One part of the Lotus japonicus ecotype B-129 chromosome 2, LjGifu_v1.2 genome encodes these proteins:
- the LOC130738373 gene encoding carboxylesterase 1-like, giving the protein MPIFPLSNSKCSYATLITFAIFSSTFLFIVNSSTPNSCNDPYKQLNLIHNPNGSVTRPNKPPESPPSLNPTLPVLSKDLTINKSKGTWARIYLPRKALDHSSKLPLVVFFHGGGFIFLSAASTIFHVFCFNMANDVEAVVASVEYRLAPEHRLPAAYDDAVEALHWIKTNQKDDWLINHVEYSNVFLMGGSAGGNIAYNAGLRATAGDKQVSNIQGLILVQPFFSGTLRTGSELRMVNDSHLSLCSNDMLWELSLPVGVNRDNEYCNPAVGNGPVRLEEIKRLGWRILVTGCSGDPLMDRQVGLVRLMQKEGVRVVGHFTEGDYHGVQDSEPLKAKQLFVVIKRFISSLPP; this is encoded by the coding sequence ATGCCCATCTTTCCCTTATCAAACTCTAAATGCTCTTATGCAACCTTAATTACATTTGCAATATTCTCCTCAACTTTCCTCTTCATAGTAAATTCATCCACACCTAATTCATGTAACGATCCTTACAAGCAACTAAACCTCATCCATAACCCGAATGGTTCAGTCACTCGCCCAAACAAGCCTCCAGAGAGCCCTCCCTCACTGAATCCCACCCTCCCCGTGCTCTCCAAGGACCTCACCATCAACAAATCAAAGGGCACATGGGCAAGGATCTACCTACCCCGCAAAGCACTGGACCATAGCTCTAAGCTTCCCTTGGTGGTTTTCTTCCATGGAGGAGGGTTCATCTTCCTCAGTGCAGCCTCAACAATCTTCCATGTTTTCTGCTTCAACATGGCTAACGATGTTGAAGCGGTGGTTGCGTCCGTAGAGTACCGTCTCGCACCAGAACATAGACTCCCCGCGGCGTATGATGATGCTGTGGAGGCGCTGCACTGGATCAAAACCAATCAAAAAGATGATTGGCTCATCAACCATGTTGAGTATTCTAATGTGTTTCTCATGGGTGGTAGTGCAGGAGGAAACATAGCCTACAACGCGGGCTTACGTGCAACTGCTGGAGATAAACAAGTTTCTAACATCCAAGGGCTGATATTGGTTCAACCATTTTTCAGTGGGACCCTTAGGACCGGTTCAGAATTGAGGATGGTGAATGATTCTCATCTGTCACTGTGTTCTAATGACATGCTGTGGGAGTTATCTCTACCCGTTGGAGTCAACCGTGATAATGAGTATTGCAATCCTGCGGTGGGGAACGGTCCTGTGAGATTGGAAGAGATCAAACGGCTTGGATGGAGGATATTAGTGACCGGCTGTTCGGGTGACCCGCTCATGGATCGGCAAGTGGGGCTGGTGAGGTTGATGCAGAAGGAGGGTGTGAGAGTTGTGGGACATTTCACGGAAGGAGATTATCATGGTGTCCAAGACAGTGAGCCTTTGAAAGCAAAGCAACTCTTTGTGGTAATCAAGAGGTTTATTTCATCTTTGCCTCCCTAG